Proteins encoded by one window of Amaranthus tricolor cultivar Red isolate AtriRed21 chromosome 4, ASM2621246v1, whole genome shotgun sequence:
- the LOC130810733 gene encoding uncharacterized protein LOC130810733, translated as MGPFPSSYGNKYTLLAVDYVSKWVEAIASPTNDARVVTKLFKKKIFPRFGTPRVLISDEGQHILEKRFEGVLKKYGVYHKIGLGYHPQTSGQAEINNREIKSILEKTVARLRKDWANKLDDSLWANRTTFKTPIGTTPYKLVHGKLFHLPVELEHIAFWVIKAFNYDLLRAGEKRLLDINKLDEIRLDAYENSRLYKEKIERWHDKDFIRRSFEVRQLVLLFNSRLKLFPGKLKSRWTGPFKSTRVFFYGSIELLNAKGETFKHACTKLMDAGFDCWVEKSAKGYFKYNIALPKILQSFYIHSSTTAFHSSNSSITSTLVHSHQHPSKLGFVGLRNSSTKTSYSIKEAKEERKDSINTKS; from the exons ATGGGACCATTCCCATCCTCCTATGGGAATAAATATACCTTGCTGGCAGTTGATTATGTGTCAAAATGGGTAGAGGCTATTGCATCTCCTACCAATGATGCGCGCGTGGTTACCAAGCTCTTCAAGAAAAAGATTTTTCCGCGATTTGGCACACCGAGAGTATTGATTAGTGATGAAGGGCAACATATTTTGGAAAAGAGATTCGAAGGTGTATTAAAGAAATATGGGGTTTATCATAAGATTGGTCTGGGCTATCATCCGCAAACTAGTGGCCAAGCTGAAATCAACAACCGAGAGATCAAGAGCATTTTGGAGAAAACGGTTGCAAGGTTAAGAAAAGATTGGGCGAATAAGTTGGATGACTCTCTTTGGGCCAACAGAACAACATTCAAAACCCCTATTGGAACCACACCATACAAGTTAGTCCATGGGAAGCTGTTCCATTTACCAGTAGAGCTTGAACATATAGCATTTTGGGTAATCAAAGCCTTTAATTATGATCTACTGCGTGCTGGTGAGAAGAGGTTGTTAGATATAAACAAACTTGATGAAATACGCTTGGATGCGTATGAGAATTCAAGGCTATACAAGGAAAAGATCGAGCGATGGCATGACAAGGATTTTATCAGAAGGAGCTTTGAAGTTCGACAATTGGTGTTACTATTCAACTCCCGTTTGAAGTTATTTCCAGGGAAACTGAAGTCACGTTGGACGGGTCCATTCAAGAGCACGAGGGTATTCTTCTATGGTTCCATCGAGTTGTTAAATGCGAAAGGGGAAACATTCAAG CATGCTTGTACTAAGTTGATGGATGCAGGATTTGACTGTTGGGTTGAGAAATCTGCAAAGGGGTATTTCAAATATAACATTGCACT CCCTAAAATCCTTCAATCCTTCTACATTCACTCATCAACAACAGCATTTCACTCTTCAAATTCATCAATTACATCCACATTGGTCCATTCTCATCAACATCCAtccaaattagggtttgtaGGATTGAG AAATTCATCAACCAAGACAAGCTATAGCATCAAGGAGGCAAAGGAGGAGAGAAAGGACTCCATCAACACAAAGAGTTGA